A stretch of Episyrphus balteatus chromosome 2, idEpiBalt1.1, whole genome shotgun sequence DNA encodes these proteins:
- the LOC129909383 gene encoding uncharacterized protein LOC129909383, with translation MISSISRSLFFSLLVSVFLKLDNASAKTQFLYENDEGLPSPSSLSTNYRLSTPKTIQPLNRVPQHLQDIQYDKGASRDVIHIIDPPVFSPISTKTLPTPQHLRHIPKDYANAILDESSLSNYLMAPSNSLKTNRPTSAFLIKPQALTGNIQQELNRHNPNQNKKPPPKLAQLSKTKPISSKPMETLGYHFGTPQFYPLKVTAAVRHNHIIRTRPTPMIPHVKHRVHYKKFKTFQSNIQQKSFDFDEEAQEVQMDSLRNNVTRSKRQTRSRRDTNARHKSGKMMMRGSLLPVALTIMGENGELLTGRALLQHITVLLKNASTFEPNDEPADNDFNKFVIKDVLLNEKEFHRIMDNSMNLTDPVMLTVLGINAMNDSQLLTNAYVNEYLNCIDSSKTSNRFKALQSKIDCMKRKMFDRSNFDSTDSSRYSISNLPAALVYADVMTNIKNLVRPKNGIAYYSLPVDELTHLQQVVLPIEDYVSPAQIHSAQYAPSSYQNRKIFFNENIQPKMSTWYVVKSDGRIYQMESNRGPPHQPPPIFHGFPDIPNADVFTDGPPRLSFFDSLFFDE, from the coding sequence ATGATAAGTTCAATATCGCGTTcgctattttttagtttattagtTTCGGTTTTCTTGAAGCTCGATAACGCTTCAGCTAAGACGCAGTTTTTGTACGAAAACGATGAAGGATTACCGTCACCCTCGTCACTATCAACAAATTATCGACTCTCAACGCCGAAGACTATACAACCCTTGAATAGAGTTCCTCAGCATTTACAGGATATTCAATACGACAAAGGAGCAAGCAGGGATGTTATTCACATAATTGATCCTCCAGTATTCTCACCAATAAGCACGAAAACACTGCCCACTCCGCAACATCTCAGACACATACCAAAGGATTATGCCAACGCTATTCTTGATGAAAGCAGTCTGTCAAACTATTTAATGGCTCCTAGCAATTCATTAAAGACAAATCGACCAACTTCGGCATTTCTCATCAAACCTCAAGCTTTAACTGGCAACATTCAGCAAGAATTGAATCGCCACAATCCTAACCAGAATAAAAAACCTCCACCAAAATTAGCACAATTAAGCAAAACTAAGCCAATTTCATCAAAACCAATGGAAACTCTTGGCTATCATTTCGGAACTCCTCAATTTTATCCACTCAAAGTTACAGCTGCAGTGAGACATAATCACATAATCCGAACTCGTCCGACTCCAATGATTCCTCATGTCAAACACAGAGTGCATTACAAAAAGTTCAAAACTTTCCAATCAAACATACAACAGAAAAGCTTCGACTTCGATGAGGAAGCTCAAGAAGTTCAAATGGATTCGTTGCGCAATAACGTAACCAGATCAAAGCGTCAAACAAGATCACGGAGAGATACGAACGCAAGACATAAGTCCGGAAAAATGATGATGCGTGGAAGCCTATTACCAGTGGCTCTTACAATTATGGGAGAAAATGGTGAACTTTTGACAGGAAGAGCTTTGCTGCAACATATTACTGTTCTTTTAAAGAATGCTTCAACGTTTGAACCAAATGATGAACCAGCTGATaatgatttcaacaaatttGTCATCAAAGATGTCCTCCTGAATGAAAAGGAATTCCATCGAATTATGGATAATTCGATGAATCTAACCGATCCTGTCATGTTGACTGTCTTAGGGATCAACGCTATGAACGATTCACAACTTCTTACCAATGCCTATGTCAATGAATATCTCAATTGCATTGATTCATCGAAAACTTCGAACCGTTTCAAAGCTTTACAGAGCAAAATCGATTGCATGAAACGAAAAATGTTTGACAGAAGTAATTTCGATTCCACCGATTCATCACGCTATTCTATAAGCAATCTTCCAGCGGCACTTGTCTATGCCGATGTGATGACCAATATTAAGAATTTGGTGCGACCAAAAAACGGAATTGCTTATTACTCATTGCCAGTTGATGAACTTACTCATTTGCAACAAGTTGTATTGCCAATTGAAGACTATGTATCGCCAGCTCAAATACATAGTGCGCAATATGCACCGAGTAGTTATCAAAACCGGAAGATATTCTTTAACGAAAATATTCAACCGAAAATGTCAACTTGGTATGTCGTTAAGTCAGATGGGAGAATCTATCAAATGGAATCAAACCGAGGTCCACCTCATCAACCGCCTCCAATTTTCCATGGATTTCCAGATATACCAAATGCAGATGTTTTTACCGATGGGCCACCGCGGTTATCGTTTTTTGACTCTTTGTTTTTTGACGAATAG
- the LOC129909384 gene encoding shematrin-like protein 1 gives MFKFFSFWVVIALLVFLTTSTSGRPQSRRQLLDKRVENREQESEDLDAGADDKDDLKGSASIGYGYYGGYPYGGYGGGLYSGGLYGGSLYGGGIYPYSYSLSSGYYGAGYYPHYGGYGGFPGHYF, from the exons atgtttaaattcttttcattttgGGTAGTAATTGCCTTGTTGGTATTTCTAACAACAAGTACTTCTGGTAGACCTCAATCTCGGAGGCAACTTTTGGATAAACGTGTGGAAAATAGAGAACAGGAGAGTGAAGATCTGGATGCTGGAGCTGACGATAAGGATGATCTAAAGGGATCAGCTTCAATTGGCTATGGATATTATGGCGGATACCCGTATGGTGGATATGGAGGTGGATTGTACAGTGGTGGATTGTATGGTGGTTCACTTTATGGTGGTGGAATATACCCTTATAGCTACAGCTTGTCCAGTGGATATTAtg gaGCAGGATACTATCCACATTACGGAGGATACGGAGGATTCCCAGGACATTATTTCTAG
- the LOC129911252 gene encoding proteoglycan 4, translating to MTRIALLVIICGLVNLSAGQYFDDGYNYPKPSNPLTYAAPTVATVQKGYDYPKPKEQLVLPTKHQGYDYPKPSIPFEVPVKRIEPKKEQIVPNKIGYDYPKPKQQLVVVSPVEKNYLPPTSKPIEKNYLPPTSKPIVPLEKNYLPPTSKPIVPLEKNYLPPTKKPIVPVEKNYLPPTPKPVVRVEKNYLPPTVAPVEKNYLPPKPSPAAPKPVVLPKAQSGYDYPKPSKPFIVPSTAAPTTTTVSPRINPVPTSGYDYPKPSKPLVLPISTPKPTTTTTTTVRTTTTTTAAPVQYSVAEHGYDYPKPAVPFNVNSIPTTTIAPVPVRKQGYDYPKPSISFEIPSTTYKPITTTTTTARPTTTTRPTTTTRPTTTTLRPTTTPRPTTTVAPVKYSAPESGYKYPKPSIPFEIPAPTTTTPRPAPRTTSPPAQVGYSYPKPQIPFEPVRVNEIVEEPSSGYKYPRPSVPFRF from the exons ATG ACACGCATAGCATTACTAGTCATCATCTGCGGATTAGTTAATTTATCAGCAGGACAATATTTTGATGATGGATACAACTATCCAAAACCAAGTAATCCTCTAACCTATGCAGCTCCAACAGTTGCAACCGTACAAAAAGGTTATGATTATCCAAAGCCAAAAGAACAATTAGTACTTCCTACGAAACATCAAGGTTATGATTATCCAAAGCCTAGTATTCCATTTGAAGTCCCCGTTAAGCGAATCGAACCCAAGAAAGAACAAATTGTTCCAAATAAAATTGGATACGATTATCCAAAACCAAAGCAACAACTGGTTGTTGTATCTCCTGTCGAAAAGAATTATTTACCACCAACAAGCAAACCTATCGAGAAAAATTACTTGCCGCCCACCAGCAAACCTATCGTTCCACTTGAGAAAAATTACTTGCCGCCCACCAGCAAACCTATCGTTCCACTTGAGAAAAATTACTTGCCACCAACGAAAAAACCAATCGTTCCTGTTGAAAAGAACTACTTGCCACCAACACCCAAACCAGTTGTTCGTGTAGAAAAGAATTACTTACCGCCAACCGTTGCTCCTGTAGAGAAAAATTACTTGCCACCAAAACCTTCACCTGCAGCACCTAAACCTGTTGTTTTGCCAAAAGCCCAGTCTGGCTACGATTATCCAAAACCAAGTAAACCATTTATCGTTCCCTCCACGGCagccccaacaacaacaacggtTAGTCCTCGTATCAATCCAGTACCGACCAGTGGATATGATTACCCAAAACCATCCAAACCACTAGTTCTTCCCATTTCAACACCAAAACCAACGACAACGACAACTACAACTGTAAGAACAACTACAACAACGACAGCTGCTCCCGTTCAGTACTCTGTAGCTGAACACGGATACGATTATCCAAAGCCAGCAGTGCCTTTCAATGTTAATTCAATCCCAACAACAACGATCGCACCTGTTCCAGTTCGTAAGCAAGGTTATGATTACCCAAAACCTTCGATCAGTTTTGAAATTCCTTCTACAACTTATAAACCAATAACAACTACAACCACAACTGCTCGACCAACAACAACTACTCGACCAACAACAACTACTCGACCAACAACAACTACTCTTAGGCCAACAACTACTCCTAGGCCAACAACAACAGTTGCTCCAGTCAAGTACTCAGCACCTGAATCTGGATATAAATACCCAAAGCCTTCAATTCCTTTCGAGATTCcagcaccaacaacaacaacaccaagaCCAGCTCCAAGAACCACTTCCCCACCCGCACAAGTTGGTTATAGTTATCCAAAACCTCAAATTCCATTTGAGCCAGTGCGAGTAAATGAAATAGTTGAAGAACCTTCATCAGGTTATAAATATCCAAGACCTTCGGTACCATttaggttttga
- the LOC129911256 gene encoding uncharacterized protein LOC129911256 — protein MKFCIVFLAIAVSAVAAQISNEYLPPVENALSPSNEYLPPVEDEPAHILADDGYRYKTVRRLKYRHRRDVNELPSNEYLPPVQQSFAPSQEYLPPVSASFEPETVLADDGYRYKTVRRLKYRHRRDVNELPSNEYLPPVQQSFAPSQEYLPPVSASFEPETVLADDGYRYKTVRRLKYRHRRDVNELPSNEYLPPVQQSFAPSQEYLPPVSASFEPETVLADDGYRYKTVRRLKYRRH, from the exons ATG AAATTCTGTATCGTATTTTTGGCAATTGCGGTTTCAGCTGTTGCTGCCCAAATATCCAATGAATATCTTCCACCTGTGGAAAATGCATTGTCTCCCAGCAATGAGTACTTACCTCCAGTTGAAGATGAGCCAGCTCACATTTTAGCCGATGATGGTTACCGTTACAAGACCGTCCGCAGGTTGAAATACCGTCACCGTCGTGATGTTAACGAGTTGCCCTCCAACGAGTACCTTCCTCCAGTTCAACAATCGTTTGCTCCATCCCAGGAGTACTTGCCTCCAGTAAGTGCATCTTTCGAACCAGAAACTGTTCTTGCCGATGATGGTTACCGTTACAAGACTGTTCGTCGTTTGAAATACCGTCACCGTCGTGATGTCAACGAATTGCCATCCAACGAGTACCTTCCTCCAGTTCAACAATCGTTTGCTCCATCCCAGGAGTACTTGCCTCCAGTAAGTGCATCTTTCGAACCAGAAACCGTTCTTGCCGATGATGGTTACCGTTACAAGACCGTCCGTCGTTTAAAATATCGTCACCGTCGTGATGTCAACGAATTGCCATCCAACGAGTACCTTCCTCCAGTTCAACAATCGTTTGCTCCATCCCAGGAGTACTTGCCTCCAGTAAGTGCATCTTTCGAACCAGAAACTGTTCTTGCCGATGATGGTTACCGTTACAAAACTGTAAGAAGACTTAAGTACAGACGTCATTAA